GCCGCCGACGCGGCCCAGTCGGTGGTGCTGGAGCAGGTCTCCAGCGGGCTCGCGATCCGGATGGCCGTGCTCTACCACCTGCTGGCCGGGGCGACCCGGGGAGGGAACGCCTGATGTCGCTGGTGATCAAGGGGGCCTCGCTGCTCGGCGAGGCGGCCGCGGACCTGTACGTCGACGACGCGGGGCGGCTGGTCGACGAGCCGCCGGCGGGCGCCGAGACCATCGACGCCGACGGCCTGGTCGCCCTGCCCGGGCTCGTCGACCTGCACACGCACCTGCGCGAGCCCGGGCGCGAGGACGCCGAGACGATCCTGACCGGCTCCCGGGCCGCGGCGCTGGGCGGCTACACGGCCGTGCTGGCGATGGCCAACACCTCACCCGTGACCGACACCGCCGAGGCGGCCACCCGGGTGTGGGAGCTGGGCCGCGAGGCCGGGCTGGTGCACGTGCAGCCCGTCGGGGCGGTGACCCGCGGGCTGGCCGGCGAGGAGCTGGCCGAGCTGGGGCTGATGCACCGGTCGAGGGCGGCGGTGACGGTGTTCTCCGACGACGGGAAGTGCGTCCACGACGCGCGGGTGATGCGCCGGGCGCTGGAGTACGTCAAGGCGTTCGACGGCGTGGTGTCGCAGCACTCCCAGGACCCGACCCTCGCCGGGCCGGCCGCCTGCTGCCACGAGGGCGAGCTCTCCGGTCGCCTCGGGCTGCCCGGCTGGCCGGGGATCGCCGAGGAGGTCATCGTCGCCCGCGACGTGATGCTCGCCCGCCACACCGGCTCGCGCGTGCACGTCGCACACGTCTCGACCGCCGGCTCGGTCGAGGTGCTTCGGTGGGCCAAGGCCCAGGGCATCGACGTCACCGCCGAGGTCACGCCCCACCACCTGCTGCTGACCACCGACCTGCTCACCGGCTACGACCCGACGTTCAAGGTCAACCCGCCCCTGCGCCCGCAGGAGGACGTCGACGCGCTCCGCGAGGCGCTGGCCGACGGCACGATCGACGCCGTCGCCACCGACCACGCGCCGCACGCCCGCCACGACAAGGAGCACGCGTTCGTCGACGCCGCCTTCGGCATGACCGGCATCGAGACCGCGCTCGCCGTCGTACGCACCGCGCTGCCCGAGCTGTCGTGGAGCGACATCGCGCGGGTCATGTCGGCGACGCCGGCGCGGATCGCGGGGCTCGCCGACCAGGGCAGGCCGCTCGCCGCGGGATCGCCGGCGCACGTCGTGCTCGTCGACCCCGACGCGCAGGTCACCGTCGACCGCGACAGCTCGGCGTCGCTCTCGCGCAACAACCCGTGGCACGGCCGCAGCCTCACCTCGCGGGTCGTGCATACGGTCTACGGCGGCCGGGTCACCGTGCGTGACGGGGCCCTGGTCTGAGCCGCG
The sequence above is drawn from the Nocardioides sp. zg-1228 genome and encodes:
- a CDS encoding dihydroorotase gives rise to the protein MSLVIKGASLLGEAAADLYVDDAGRLVDEPPAGAETIDADGLVALPGLVDLHTHLREPGREDAETILTGSRAAALGGYTAVLAMANTSPVTDTAEAATRVWELGREAGLVHVQPVGAVTRGLAGEELAELGLMHRSRAAVTVFSDDGKCVHDARVMRRALEYVKAFDGVVSQHSQDPTLAGPAACCHEGELSGRLGLPGWPGIAEEVIVARDVMLARHTGSRVHVAHVSTAGSVEVLRWAKAQGIDVTAEVTPHHLLLTTDLLTGYDPTFKVNPPLRPQEDVDALREALADGTIDAVATDHAPHARHDKEHAFVDAAFGMTGIETALAVVRTALPELSWSDIARVMSATPARIAGLADQGRPLAAGSPAHVVLVDPDAQVTVDRDSSASLSRNNPWHGRSLTSRVVHTVYGGRVTVRDGALV